In Arachis hypogaea cultivar Tifrunner chromosome 2, arahy.Tifrunner.gnm2.J5K5, whole genome shotgun sequence, a genomic segment contains:
- the LOC112748366 gene encoding L-Ala-D/L-amino acid epimerase codes for MVFPKMTRRAENRPLNVPLIAPFIIASSRLEMVENVAIRIELSNGSVGWGEAPILSFVIAEDQKTAMAKASEACAFLRRCPLLTLGSMLEEIAAILPGHEFATHVTDLYRKETLVCITVSCENGTH; via the exons ATGGTGTTCCCAAAGATGACCAGAAG AGCAGAGAACAGGCCACTGAACGTGCCCTTGATTGCACCTTTTATCATTGCATCATCAAGGTTGGAGATGGTAGAGAACGTGGCCATTAGAATTGAACTCAGCAATGGCTCTGTGGGTTGGGGTGAGGCACCAATTCTGTCTTTTGTTATTGCTGAGGACCAGAAAACTGCCATGGCCAAGGCTTCTGAGGCATGTGCCTTTCTCAGGAGATGTCCTTTACTGACACTGGGTTCCATGTTGGAGGAGATTGCTGCTATTCTTCCTGGCCATGAATTTGCTACT CATGTGACTGACTTGTATAGAAAGGAAACCCTTGTCTGCATCACTG TCTCCTGTGAAAATGGTACCCACTAG